The following coding sequences are from one Pseudomonadota bacterium window:
- the cas2 gene encoding CRISPR-associated endonuclease Cas2 produces the protein MFVLVSYDVANQDGAGAKRLRRVAKACQDYGQRVQYSVFECLVDPAKWAVLRQRLIDAIDPDEDSLRFYFLGSNWRRRVEHIGAKKSIDQEGPLIV, from the coding sequence ATGTTTGTGCTGGTCAGTTATGATGTCGCAAACCAGGATGGTGCAGGAGCAAAGCGTTTGCGCAGAGTTGCAAAAGCATGTCAGGATTATGGCCAAAGAGTTCAATACTCTGTTTTTGAGTGCTTAGTTGATCCGGCAAAGTGGGCTGTTTTGCGTCAGCGTTTGATTGACGCAATTGATCCTGATGAAGACAGCCTGAGATTTTATTTTTTGGGCTCAAACTGGAGGCGGCGTGTAGAACATATCGGGGCAAAAAAATCAATTGATCAGGAGGGTCCGCTAATTGTATGA